A window of the Hippoglossus stenolepis isolate QCI-W04-F060 chromosome 8, HSTE1.2, whole genome shotgun sequence genome harbors these coding sequences:
- the LOC118113446 gene encoding sodium channel subunit beta-1: MSPVRMSAGPELLLLPLALLVLQASRCHGACVEVDSDTEAVANEGFKLGCISCKMRSEVKAEASVNWSFKASDEENFSPLYGYKNQYGLIMDSRFYKRLDWKGSKHTNDLQDGSIFISNVTYNDTGTYECIFNRTLNYYNHEYPTITKKIITIKVVPQFTRGLASILSEVMMYVTIIGLQFWLLVEMIYCYRKISVAGEEALRESAAEYLAIASESKDNCASVQVAE; the protein is encoded by the exons ATGTCTCCTGTCAGGATGTCTGCAGgaccagagctgctgctgctacctCTGGCCCTCCTGGTGCTCCAAG CATCTCGGTGCCATGGAGCCTGTGTGGAAGTGGACTCGGACACAGAGGCCGTGGCCAATGAGGGCTTCAAACTGGGCTGCATCTCCTGCAAGATGAGGAGCGAGGTGAAGGCTGAGGCCTCCGTCAACTGGTCCTTCAAGGCTTCAGATGAGGAAAACTTCTCCCCT CTTTACGGCTACAAAAACCAATATGGCCTTATCATGGACTCACGTTTCTACAAGCGTCTGGACTGGAAGGGCAGCAAGCACACCAATGACCTGCAGGACGGCTCCATCTTCATCAGCAACGTGACCTACAACGACACGGGGACCTACGAATGCATATTCAACCGCACCCTCAACTACTACAACCACGAGTATCCAACCATCACCAAGAAGATCATCACCATTAAAGTGGTGCCGCAAT TCACCAGGGGACTGGCATCCATCTTGTCCGAGGTGATGATGTACGTCACCATCATCGGGCTGCAATTCTGGCTGCTGGTTGAGATGATTTACTGCTACAGGAAGATCTCAGTGGCCGGAGAGGAAGCTCTGAGGGAGAGCGC GGCGGAGTATTTAGCTATAGCATCGGAAAGTAAAGATAACTGTGCAAGTGTCCAAGTGGCAGAATAG
- the gramd1a gene encoding protein Aster-A isoform X4, which produces MFDTASNSPRSTPGSSPSLRRRVLGGGRASESEGGGEKSTGGGGGGGGGGSDSPLPSIPSASSLTSAYPLASRHFSRNAKKMQSWYNVLSPTYKQRNEDFRKLFKKLPDSERLIVDYSCALQKDILLQGRLYLSENWLCFYSNIFRWETTITILLKDVTSMTKEKTAKLIPNAIQISTDNEKHFFTSFGARDRSFMMIFRLWQNALLDKSLSPKELWHIVHQCYGTELGLTSEDDDYVSPTAEHMNGLLPGDESVSVTDLLDLSSVSVPSTGSSPPPLVPCGLASPSSATNLGSSPLSSSASCLHVDVASASARRLSSDLIEPSLTSSHSTLPSTTPTNASASAPVSAAASFNLEEGADSLSELVNHILPQPSTSLGNLSSLDITNDEDLPSDHSNSSDTHEESEVESFCADLSGRLHINSVVRMSVDKLHDLLFSADTHFIQHLFSQRHFTDLVVGDWQQDSSSGNTSRVLSYTVALNNPLGPKTAPVVETQTLHKNSVRGECYVVDSEVITSGIPYQDYFYTVHRFCLTSISKHKSRFRVSTDICYRKQPWSLVKALIEKNTWSGTEEYYRHMESEVCKLETLLQSEVSVVAAGDAAGADAIKTPPGLRRRKRTCLRRPGERERERDGGGSGTGERGDRGMGEERERREAGSQYMKLGECARGGGQSSISTILLIVSFMICISLVVLVALNMLLFYKLYALERAAHTLETWHSYSVADSPLPQTAGEWAQVLQLQRQFHQAQLSKWQQILQSSVTLLDQMKQSLEKLHRGIVVPEVHQEPPTDTLTES; this is translated from the exons ATGTTCGA TACGGCCAGTAACTCTCCACGCAGCACCCCTGGCAGCTCCCCCTCCCTGCGGCGCAGGGTCCTTGGGGGTGGCAGGGCCAgtgagagcgagggaggaggcGAGAAGAGcacaggtggaggaggtggtggaggaggtggaggttcGGACAGTCCCCTGCCCTCCATTCCCTCGGCCTCCTCCCTCACGTCTGCCTACCCGCTTGCTTCTCGCCACTTCAGCCGCAATGCCAAG AAAATGCAGAGCTGGTACAAT GTTCTCAGTCCTACATACAAACAGCGGAACGAGGATTTTCGTAAACTCTTTAAGAAACTCCCTGACTCAGAGCGACTTATAGTgg ACTACTCCTGTGCTCTGCAGAAGGACATTCTGCTTCAGGGCCGCCTTTACCTGTCAGAGAACTGGCTCTGTTTCTACAGTAACATCTTCCGCTGGGAAACCACT ATCACTATCCTGCTGAAAGATGTGACCTCAATGACCAAGGAGAAGACTGCGAAGCTCATCCCAAACGCCATCCAGATCAGCACTGACAATGAGAAG CATTTCTTCACATCTTTTGGAGCAAGGGATCGCAGCTTCATGATGATTTTCCGTCTGTGGCAGAACGCACTGTTGGACAAG TCCCTATCCCCCAAAGAGCTCTGGCACATCGTACACCAGTGTTACGGCACTGAGCTGGGACTCACGAGTGAAGACGACGACTACGTCTCCCCCACCGCCGAACACATGAACGGCCTACT GCCAGGAGACGAGTCTGTGTCGGTCACAGATCTTCTGGACCTGAGCTCGGTGTCGGTTCCCTCTACGGGCAGCTCGCCCCCTCCCCTGGTGCCCTGCGGTCTTGCCAGCCCTTCCTCTGCGACAAACCTCGGGagctcccctctctcttcctccgccTCCTGTCTGCACGTAGACGTGGCGTCCGCATCTGCACGCAGACTCAGCTCGGACCTCATCGAACCCAGCCTAACCAGCTCCCACAGCACGTTGCCATCCACCACTCCCACCAACGCCTCTGCCTCGGCCCcggtctctgctgctgcctccttt AATCTAGAAGAGGGTGCGGACAGTCTGTCTGAGTTGGTCAATCACATTCTGCCCCAACCATCCACCAGTCTGGGAAACCTCTCGTCACTGGACATCACCAACGATGAGGATCTGCCCTCTGACCACAGCAACTCCTCTGACACGCATGAAGAGA GTGAGGTGGAGTCATTCTGCGCTGACCTGAGCGGTCGGCTGCACATCAACTCTGTGGTCCGCATGAGTGTCGACAAGCTGCACGACCTGCTCTTCTCCGCTGACACACACTTCATCCAGCACCTCTTCTCTCAGCGACACTTCACTG ACCTGGTGGTGGGTGACTGGCAGCAggacagcagcagtgggaacACCAGCCGTGTGCTTAGCTACACCGTCGCCCTCAACAACCCCCTCGGCCCCAAAACCGCCCCTGTGGTGGAAACGCAG ACGTTGCATAAGAACAGTGTCCGAGGCGAGTGCTATGTGGTGGATTCGGAGGTCATCACCTCGGGCATCCCCTACCAGGACTACTTCTACACTGTCCACAGATTCTGCCTCACCTCCATCAGCAAGCACAAGAGCCGGTTCAG AGTTTCCACCGACATCTGCTACCGGAAGCAGCCGTGGAGCCTGGTGAAAGCACTGATTGAAAAGAACACCTGGAGCGGCACTGAGGAGTACTACAGACACATGG AAAGTGAGGTGTGCAAGCTGGAGACGCTTCTGCAGTCTGAGGTTTCTGTGGTGGCCGCAGGCGACGCAGCGGGTGCCGATGCCATCAAGACCCCGCCGGGCCTGCGCCGGCGTAAACGCACCTGCTTGCGGCGGCCGGgcgagagggagcgagagagggacgGGGGAGGATCGGGCACCGGAGAACGAGGGGACAGAGgaatgggagaggagagggaaaggagagaagCCG gtTCTCAGTATATGAAGCTGGGTGAATGTGCGCGTGGTGGAGGTCAGAGCAGTATATCCACCATCCTGCTCATCGTCAGCTTCAT GATCTGTATCAG tctggtggtgctggtggctctcaacatgctgctgttcTACAAGCTGTACGCTCTGGAAAGAGCGGCTCATACACTGGAGACGTGGCACTCCTATTCTGTTGCTGACAG TCCGTTGCCGCAGACGGCTGGAGAGTGGGCCCAggtcctgcagctccagaggcAGTTTCACCAGGCCCAGCTCAGCAAGTGGCAGCAGATCCTGCAGTCGTCCGTCACCCTTCTCGACCAG ATGAAACAGTCTTTAGAAAAACTCCACCGGGGTATTGTGGTCCCAGAGGTGCACCAGGAGCCCCCAACCGACACGCTCACCGAGTCCTGA
- the gramd1a gene encoding protein Aster-A isoform X3, whose amino-acid sequence MLMCSCEKVDFNIASRTVARLVFEAEQDHRSGGISSNGSTASNSPRSTPGSSPSLRRRVLGGGRASESEGGGEKSTGGGGGGGGGGSDSPLPSIPSASSLTSAYPLASRHFSRNAKKMQSWYNVLSPTYKQRNEDFRKLFKKLPDSERLIVDYSCALQKDILLQGRLYLSENWLCFYSNIFRWETTITILLKDVTSMTKEKTAKLIPNAIQISTDNEKHFFTSFGARDRSFMMIFRLWQNALLDKSLSPKELWHIVHQCYGTELGLTSEDDDYVSPTAEHMNGLLPGDESVSVTDLLDLSSVSVPSTGSSPPPLVPCGLASPSSATNLGSSPLSSSASCLHVDVASASARRLSSDLIEPSLTSSHSTLPSTTPTNASASAPVSAAASFNLEEGADSLSELVNHILPQPSTSLGNLSSLDITNDEDLPSDHSNSSDTHEESEVESFCADLSGRLHINSVVRMSVDKLHDLLFSADTHFIQHLFSQRHFTDLVVGDWQQDSSSGNTSRVLSYTVALNNPLGPKTAPVVETQTLHKNSVRGECYVVDSEVITSGIPYQDYFYTVHRFCLTSISKHKSRFRVSTDICYRKQPWSLVKALIEKNTWSGTEEYYRHMESEVCKLETLLQSEVSVVAAGDAAGADAIKTPPGLRRRKRTCLRRPGERERERDGGGSGTGERGDRGMGEERERREAGSQYMKLGECARGGGQSSISTILLIVSFMICISLVVLVALNMLLFYKLYALERAAHTLETWHSYSVADSPLPQTAGEWAQVLQLQRQFHQAQLSKWQQILQSSVTLLDQMKQSLEKLHRGIVVPEVHQEPPTDTLTES is encoded by the exons TACGGCCAGTAACTCTCCACGCAGCACCCCTGGCAGCTCCCCCTCCCTGCGGCGCAGGGTCCTTGGGGGTGGCAGGGCCAgtgagagcgagggaggaggcGAGAAGAGcacaggtggaggaggtggtggaggaggtggaggttcGGACAGTCCCCTGCCCTCCATTCCCTCGGCCTCCTCCCTCACGTCTGCCTACCCGCTTGCTTCTCGCCACTTCAGCCGCAATGCCAAG AAAATGCAGAGCTGGTACAAT GTTCTCAGTCCTACATACAAACAGCGGAACGAGGATTTTCGTAAACTCTTTAAGAAACTCCCTGACTCAGAGCGACTTATAGTgg ACTACTCCTGTGCTCTGCAGAAGGACATTCTGCTTCAGGGCCGCCTTTACCTGTCAGAGAACTGGCTCTGTTTCTACAGTAACATCTTCCGCTGGGAAACCACT ATCACTATCCTGCTGAAAGATGTGACCTCAATGACCAAGGAGAAGACTGCGAAGCTCATCCCAAACGCCATCCAGATCAGCACTGACAATGAGAAG CATTTCTTCACATCTTTTGGAGCAAGGGATCGCAGCTTCATGATGATTTTCCGTCTGTGGCAGAACGCACTGTTGGACAAG TCCCTATCCCCCAAAGAGCTCTGGCACATCGTACACCAGTGTTACGGCACTGAGCTGGGACTCACGAGTGAAGACGACGACTACGTCTCCCCCACCGCCGAACACATGAACGGCCTACT GCCAGGAGACGAGTCTGTGTCGGTCACAGATCTTCTGGACCTGAGCTCGGTGTCGGTTCCCTCTACGGGCAGCTCGCCCCCTCCCCTGGTGCCCTGCGGTCTTGCCAGCCCTTCCTCTGCGACAAACCTCGGGagctcccctctctcttcctccgccTCCTGTCTGCACGTAGACGTGGCGTCCGCATCTGCACGCAGACTCAGCTCGGACCTCATCGAACCCAGCCTAACCAGCTCCCACAGCACGTTGCCATCCACCACTCCCACCAACGCCTCTGCCTCGGCCCcggtctctgctgctgcctccttt AATCTAGAAGAGGGTGCGGACAGTCTGTCTGAGTTGGTCAATCACATTCTGCCCCAACCATCCACCAGTCTGGGAAACCTCTCGTCACTGGACATCACCAACGATGAGGATCTGCCCTCTGACCACAGCAACTCCTCTGACACGCATGAAGAGA GTGAGGTGGAGTCATTCTGCGCTGACCTGAGCGGTCGGCTGCACATCAACTCTGTGGTCCGCATGAGTGTCGACAAGCTGCACGACCTGCTCTTCTCCGCTGACACACACTTCATCCAGCACCTCTTCTCTCAGCGACACTTCACTG ACCTGGTGGTGGGTGACTGGCAGCAggacagcagcagtgggaacACCAGCCGTGTGCTTAGCTACACCGTCGCCCTCAACAACCCCCTCGGCCCCAAAACCGCCCCTGTGGTGGAAACGCAG ACGTTGCATAAGAACAGTGTCCGAGGCGAGTGCTATGTGGTGGATTCGGAGGTCATCACCTCGGGCATCCCCTACCAGGACTACTTCTACACTGTCCACAGATTCTGCCTCACCTCCATCAGCAAGCACAAGAGCCGGTTCAG AGTTTCCACCGACATCTGCTACCGGAAGCAGCCGTGGAGCCTGGTGAAAGCACTGATTGAAAAGAACACCTGGAGCGGCACTGAGGAGTACTACAGACACATGG AAAGTGAGGTGTGCAAGCTGGAGACGCTTCTGCAGTCTGAGGTTTCTGTGGTGGCCGCAGGCGACGCAGCGGGTGCCGATGCCATCAAGACCCCGCCGGGCCTGCGCCGGCGTAAACGCACCTGCTTGCGGCGGCCGGgcgagagggagcgagagagggacgGGGGAGGATCGGGCACCGGAGAACGAGGGGACAGAGgaatgggagaggagagggaaaggagagaagCCG gtTCTCAGTATATGAAGCTGGGTGAATGTGCGCGTGGTGGAGGTCAGAGCAGTATATCCACCATCCTGCTCATCGTCAGCTTCAT GATCTGTATCAG tctggtggtgctggtggctctcaacatgctgctgttcTACAAGCTGTACGCTCTGGAAAGAGCGGCTCATACACTGGAGACGTGGCACTCCTATTCTGTTGCTGACAG TCCGTTGCCGCAGACGGCTGGAGAGTGGGCCCAggtcctgcagctccagaggcAGTTTCACCAGGCCCAGCTCAGCAAGTGGCAGCAGATCCTGCAGTCGTCCGTCACCCTTCTCGACCAG ATGAAACAGTCTTTAGAAAAACTCCACCGGGGTATTGTGGTCCCAGAGGTGCACCAGGAGCCCCCAACCGACACGCTCACCGAGTCCTGA